A single window of Jiangella alkaliphila DNA harbors:
- a CDS encoding O-methyltransferase gives MSTGSTAITPESWAYAEAYLDEDHIVGRARQRAAEVGAVPVGSGAGAALRVLAAALDARTVVEVGTGCGVSGLYLLSGMRLDGVLTSVDIESEHQRLAREAFSEASVPANRTRLIAGAALEVLPRLTDGAYDLVFCDGDKTEYSDYLQQALRLLRPGGVVAFDNALWHDRVADSAQRDPETVAIRELVRLVREDDHLVPALLPVGDGLLVAVKRAD, from the coding sequence ATTTCCACGGGTAGCACCGCGATCACACCGGAGTCGTGGGCCTACGCGGAGGCCTACCTCGACGAGGACCACATCGTCGGGCGGGCCAGGCAGCGCGCCGCCGAGGTCGGCGCCGTCCCCGTCGGCTCGGGCGCCGGGGCCGCGCTGCGCGTGCTGGCCGCCGCGCTCGACGCCCGCACCGTCGTCGAGGTCGGCACCGGCTGCGGCGTCTCGGGCCTCTACCTGCTGTCGGGCATGCGCCTCGACGGCGTCCTCACCAGCGTCGACATCGAGTCCGAACACCAGCGGCTGGCTCGCGAGGCGTTCAGCGAGGCGAGCGTGCCGGCCAACCGCACCCGCCTCATCGCCGGCGCGGCCCTCGAGGTGCTGCCCCGGCTCACCGACGGCGCCTACGACCTCGTCTTCTGCGACGGCGACAAGACCGAGTACAGCGACTACCTGCAGCAGGCGCTGCGGCTGCTGCGCCCGGGCGGCGTGGTGGCCTTCGACAACGCGCTCTGGCACGACCGCGTCGCCGACTCCGCCCAGCGCGACCCCGAGACGGTCGCGATCCGCGAACTGGTCCGCCTCGTCCGCGAGGACGACCACCTGGTGCCGGCGCTGCTCCCGGTCGGCGATGGCCTGCTCGTCGCGGTGAAGCGCGCCGACTGA
- the sigE gene encoding RNA polymerase sigma factor SigE has translation MDLVLVPASRVEEGSRVADVETWTPPSWEEIVREHSGRVYRLAYRLTGNAHDAEDLTQDVFVRVFRSLSSYTPGTFEGWLHRITTNLFLDSVRRKQRIRFDALADDAAERLHGREPTPERVITDNMLEADIQRALEALPPDFRAAVVLCDIEGLSYEEIAATLGIKLGTVRSRIHRGRAQLRAALDHRAPDDASALVVDDHQAEAPREPGDSA, from the coding sequence ATGGACCTAGTGCTCGTGCCTGCGAGCCGTGTCGAGGAAGGATCCCGGGTGGCCGACGTTGAGACCTGGACGCCGCCGAGCTGGGAAGAGATCGTCCGCGAGCACTCGGGACGCGTCTACCGGCTGGCGTACCGTCTGACCGGGAACGCGCACGACGCCGAAGACCTCACTCAGGACGTCTTCGTCCGCGTCTTCCGCTCGCTGTCGTCCTACACGCCCGGCACGTTCGAGGGCTGGCTGCACCGCATCACGACGAACCTGTTCCTCGACTCCGTCCGCCGCAAGCAGCGCATCCGGTTCGACGCCCTGGCCGACGACGCCGCCGAACGGCTGCACGGCCGCGAGCCCACGCCCGAGCGCGTCATCACCGACAACATGCTGGAAGCCGACATCCAGCGTGCCCTCGAGGCGCTGCCGCCCGACTTCCGCGCGGCCGTCGTGCTGTGCGACATCGAGGGCCTGTCCTACGAGGAGATCGCGGCCACGCTGGGCATCAAGCTCGGTACCGTCCGCAGCCGCATCCACCGTGGCCGCGCCCAGCTGCGGGCCGCGCTCGACCACCGTGCGCCCGACGACGCCAGTGCGCTCGTCGTCGACGACCACCAGGCCGAGGCGCCGCGTGAACCCGGAGATTCCGCATGA
- a CDS encoding anti-sigma factor family protein, whose translation MRHLDERISDLVDDRLEHDERDRALVHLTVCEHCREAVDVERDARNALRSLPDVAPSDKLVASLLALAEPGEPLPPVPSRSAVTPAPVAGWRPRDSRPPSGPSGSRPSGRSGRRVRAVRVVALGMCTTGAMLILLASLGGTGANSPGTPDTPVSVVPPLEEFTVEHARSTGGLPFAEPASLLVTTDRSTGDGW comes from the coding sequence ATGAGACACCTCGACGAGCGGATCAGCGATCTCGTCGATGACCGCCTCGAACACGACGAGCGCGACCGCGCCCTGGTCCACCTGACGGTCTGCGAGCACTGCCGCGAGGCCGTCGACGTCGAGCGCGACGCCCGCAACGCGCTGCGCTCGCTGCCTGACGTCGCGCCGTCGGACAAGCTGGTCGCCAGCCTGCTGGCGCTGGCCGAGCCCGGCGAGCCGCTGCCGCCCGTTCCGTCCAGGTCGGCCGTCACGCCGGCCCCGGTCGCCGGCTGGCGCCCGCGCGACTCCCGGCCGCCGTCCGGCCCGTCCGGCTCCCGTCCGAGTGGTCGTTCCGGCCGCCGCGTCCGCGCCGTGCGGGTGGTCGCGCTGGGCATGTGTACCACCGGCGCCATGCTCATCCTGCTGGCCTCGCTCGGCGGCACCGGCGCGAACTCGCCCGGCACGCCCGACACCCCGGTGAGCGTGGTGCCGCCGCTCGAGGAGTTCACCGTCGAGCACGCCCGCTCCACCGGCGGGCTGCCGTTCGCCGAGCCGGCCTCGCTGCTCGTCACCACCGACCGGTCCACTGGAGACGGCTGGTGA
- a CDS encoding sigma-E factor regulatory protein RseB domain-containing protein, whose amino-acid sequence MILGNRVGHGRTGGLAALVVPVLAMPLLMGALAVFVQAVPASSRDLGDDPRAVQLLRQSAAAGEHVSYTGTQYVSTWSALTQSAASTSAVVQVQHAAGGQTSIRLHDRQSAILDGRTASRWLAGEDPADLLLGAYTVRMAGEDAVAGRYTDVVVAYRGDGSIAAKLWLDRETALPLRRESYTSDGYTLSASAFVTIVVGGTSTCCKTGDGADTAATHDGDDAMLRWDDIEELREDGWHCPGSLGEGMDLYEARRVGEAIQLSYSDGVMTVSVFEQSGWLDPDQLDGYDTADYEDGVVYTRPGPPARLTWSSGGRVITVVAEAPLDSVGDLLEHLPPDPAATHEEKQDGFLDRIGRGAERVGSWFNPFD is encoded by the coding sequence GTGATCTTGGGCAACCGCGTCGGGCACGGCAGGACCGGCGGGTTGGCCGCCTTGGTCGTGCCGGTCCTGGCCATGCCCCTGCTCATGGGCGCGCTTGCGGTCTTCGTGCAGGCGGTCCCCGCCTCGTCGCGCGACCTCGGCGACGACCCGCGGGCGGTCCAACTGCTGCGGCAGTCCGCCGCGGCGGGCGAGCACGTCTCCTACACCGGCACGCAGTACGTCTCCACCTGGTCCGCGCTGACCCAGTCGGCCGCGTCGACCAGCGCCGTCGTCCAGGTGCAGCACGCCGCCGGCGGCCAGACGTCGATCCGCCTGCACGACCGCCAGTCGGCCATCCTCGACGGCCGCACCGCGTCGCGGTGGCTGGCCGGCGAGGACCCCGCCGACCTCCTGCTCGGTGCGTACACCGTCCGGATGGCCGGCGAGGACGCCGTCGCCGGCCGCTACACCGACGTCGTCGTGGCCTACCGCGGCGACGGCTCCATCGCCGCCAAGCTGTGGCTCGACCGCGAGACCGCGCTGCCGCTGCGCCGCGAGTCGTACACCAGCGACGGCTACACGTTGTCGGCCAGCGCGTTCGTCACCATCGTCGTCGGCGGCACGAGCACCTGCTGCAAGACCGGCGACGGCGCCGACACCGCGGCCACCCACGACGGCGACGACGCGATGCTGCGCTGGGACGACATCGAGGAGCTGCGCGAGGACGGCTGGCACTGCCCGGGCTCGCTCGGCGAGGGCATGGACCTCTACGAGGCGCGGCGGGTCGGCGAGGCCATCCAGCTCAGCTACTCCGACGGCGTCATGACGGTGTCGGTGTTCGAGCAGTCCGGCTGGCTCGACCCCGACCAGCTCGACGGCTACGACACCGCCGACTACGAGGACGGCGTCGTCTACACCCGGCCCGGTCCGCCGGCCCGGCTCACCTGGTCCAGCGGCGGCCGGGTCATCACCGTGGTCGCCGAGGCGCCGCTCGACAGCGTCGGTGACCTGCTGGAACACCTGCCGCCAGACCCCGCGGCGACGCACGAGGAGAAGCAGGACGGGTTCCTCGACCGCATCGGCCGGGGCGCGGAGCGGGTGGGCTCGTGGTTCAACCCGTTCGACTGA